The Archangium primigenium genomic interval GGCAGCAGGTGGCCCACATGCGCCAGCACGTCATCCAGCCGCTGGCCGCGGTCCGTGGAGGAGGAGGGGGGGGAGGAGGTCATGGGGGATGTCCGAAAAGGAGGGATGTACCCAAAAACGGTCACGGCTCAGGACGTCAGCCCGACCGAGCCCTTGGGCGACTTCTTGCGCGCGGAGAGGGGATGCGCGGACAGGCCCTTGTGTTGCTCGAGCCCGCGCACGTGCAGCTGACGGCCCTGGCGGGAGAACTCGCCCTCCAGCTCGTGCAGCCGCTCCATCACCGTGTGGTCCACGAGCCGGGTGTCCGTCAGGTCCACCTCGACGTGCTGGGCGTCGGCGTGGCGCGCCAGCTGCTTCTTGATCTTGAGGAAGTTGGTGAACACGGCGGCGTGGCGCACGCGCAGCACCACGTGGCCCCCCTGCTTGCTCTCCTCGATGTTCGGCTGGAACAGGCCCGTGAGCGTGGCGCCGTTGAAGAGGTGCACGAGCGCCTTGAGCACGATGCCCGCGGCCACGCCCATCAAGAGGTCCGTGGCGAGCGTCACGCCCACCGTGAAGCTGAAGATGGCGAACTGCTCGGCGCCGATGCGGAACGTCTTGACGAACTCCTTGGGCGAGGCGAGCCGCACGCCCGCGAAGATGAGCATGGCGGCCAGGGCGGCGAGCGGGATGCGGTGGATGAGCATCGGCACGAACGCCACGAACAGCAGCAGGAAGGTGCCGTGGAAGAAGTTGGAGAGGCGGCTCTTGGCCCCGTAGTTGATGTTGGCCGAGCTGCGCACCACCTCGGAGATCATCGGCAGGCCACCGAGCAGGCCCGCGATGAGGTTGCCCACGCCCGTGGCGAACAGGTCCTTGTCCAGGTCCGAGCGGCGCTTGAGCGGATCCATCATGTCCATGGCCTTGGCCGTCAGCAGCGACTCGATGCTGCCCACCAGGGCGAACATGACGATGTACTTGAGGGAGGCGGCGGTGAAGACGGCCGAGAAGTCCGGGAAGGTGATGGCCGACAGGAGGTTGCTCGGCAGGTTCACCAGGAACTTGGGGCCCACCGAGAACTGCTCGTGGGAGAAGGTGAAGGTGTGCTCGTGATCCAGGTCGAAGTAGAGCCCCATGGGCACGGCGAACAGCAGGGCGAGCAGGGGGCCGGGCACGCGCTTGAGCACGGTCACCCGCTGCGCGAGCGCCTGGTGGCCAAAGAGCAGCACGAGGCTCATCACGCCGATGAAGGCGATCTCCGGGTTGAGCTTCATCAGGCTGTGGGGGATTTCCGCGATGAGGTGCAGCGGCTCCTTGGCCGCGGGCACCACGCCCAGCAGCACGTGGATCTGCTTGGAGCAGATGATGATGCCGATGGCGGCGAGCATGCCGTGCACCACCGAGGACGGGAAGAAATCACCGAGCGTGCCGGTGCGCAGCAGCGCGAAGACGATCTGCACGACGGCGCCCACCACGATGGTGGCCAGGGCGCGGCGGTAGCCCGTCTGCGCATCCCCGTTGCCCAACTCCGTCACCGCGCCGAGCGCGATGACGATGAGCCCCGCGGCCGGCCCCTTGATGGTCAAGCGGGCGCTGCCCAGCCAGGAGGAGACGACGCCGCCCACCACCGCGGTGAGGATGCCGGCCACGGGCGGAAACCCGCTCGCCATGGCGATGCCCAGGCACAGCGGCAGGGCGATCAGGAAGACGAGGAAACCGGAGACGATGTCGCTCTTCCACGTCGACGGACCGGGGGCGGTGTCCGGCGTGGAGGGCAGGGGGTGAGACTGCATGGGGTTCCATCCTTCTGTGAGGCCCGCGATGACGCCGACGCGGCGCGCGCTGACGAAGGACAGGGATGGCACGAGTCAGGTTCTGGTTCCGCGGCGCACTCATTTCCCCGGCGTGTCCCGGACGCGCTGTCGTTGCGCGTCCAATCAAGGGGAACGGAGGCGCTGCTCGCCCGGTCGCCCGTTCCCGTTGGAGGAGAAGAAATAAAGCGACAGTGGATTGACGTCTTTCGGGAACCCACGTGTAGATCATTCCATCCCATGGACAGCGTCGTGATGGCCAACAGCAGGATGGGGCGGAGATGAGCGAGCCCCGGGACGCGGAGCAGGAGCGCCGACGTCAGGCGCGTGCTCATTTCGAGGAGCGGGTGCAGCCGCTGCTGCCGCGACTGCATCGGCTGTGTCTGACGTTGTGCCGGGACAAACAGGAGGCGGAGGACCTGTTGCAGGACGCGCTGGTGCGCGCCTTCCTCCATCAGGACAGCTTCGCGCAGCGAGGGTCTTTCTTTGGGTGGCTGTGTGGCATCGTTCGCAATCAGTTCATCGAGACGCGACGCTCGGTGGCCCGCCGCCGGTCGTTGTTCGACTCCGTCCTGGAAGGGGCCTCGTCCGTCCTGGGCTCGCTGTTCACCGGGGGCACGGACGTGAAGGATCCCGAGGCCCAGGTGTGCGTGTCCCAGGAGGCGGAGTTGATGATGCGCTGCCTGCATGCGCTGCCCGAGAAGTTCCGCCTGGTGGTGCTGTTGTGTGACGTCGAGGAGCTTGGGTACGAGGAGGTGTCGGCCTCGCTCGGGATTCCCGTGGGCACGGTGAAGAGCCGCCACTTCCGGGGGCGCGCCCAGCTCGGCGCGGCCTTCAAGCAGTTCCAGTCCCAGCCAGCGCCAGCCGTGAGCGCGGGAGGCCGTTCATGAGCACGAACAAGGATGCGGGTCTTCCC includes:
- a CDS encoding SulP family inorganic anion transporter; the encoded protein is MQSHPLPSTPDTAPGPSTWKSDIVSGFLVFLIALPLCLGIAMASGFPPVAGILTAVVGGVVSSWLGSARLTIKGPAAGLIVIALGAVTELGNGDAQTGYRRALATIVVGAVVQIVFALLRTGTLGDFFPSSVVHGMLAAIGIIICSKQIHVLLGVVPAAKEPLHLIAEIPHSLMKLNPEIAFIGVMSLVLLFGHQALAQRVTVLKRVPGPLLALLFAVPMGLYFDLDHEHTFTFSHEQFSVGPKFLVNLPSNLLSAITFPDFSAVFTAASLKYIVMFALVGSIESLLTAKAMDMMDPLKRRSDLDKDLFATGVGNLIAGLLGGLPMISEVVRSSANINYGAKSRLSNFFHGTFLLLFVAFVPMLIHRIPLAALAAMLIFAGVRLASPKEFVKTFRIGAEQFAIFSFTVGVTLATDLLMGVAAGIVLKALVHLFNGATLTGLFQPNIEESKQGGHVVLRVRHAAVFTNFLKIKKQLARHADAQHVEVDLTDTRLVDHTVMERLHELEGEFSRQGRQLHVRGLEQHKGLSAHPLSARKKSPKGSVGLTS
- a CDS encoding RNA polymerase sigma factor, which produces MSEPRDAEQERRRQARAHFEERVQPLLPRLHRLCLTLCRDKQEAEDLLQDALVRAFLHQDSFAQRGSFFGWLCGIVRNQFIETRRSVARRRSLFDSVLEGASSVLGSLFTGGTDVKDPEAQVCVSQEAELMMRCLHALPEKFRLVVLLCDVEELGYEEVSASLGIPVGTVKSRHFRGRAQLGAAFKQFQSQPAPAVSAGGRS